In Streptomyces sclerotialus, the DNA window CACGCTCCGGCGGGTCCCCGGCACCTTCGGCGTGGTCGGCCACCACGCCCCGCGCCCCGGCAAGGTCGCCCTCGTCATCGGCGGCGGCTCCGGCCACTACCCGGCCTTCGCCGGACTGGTCGGGCCCGGGCTCGCGGACGCCGCCGCGGTCGGCGACGTCTTCGCCAGCCCCAGCGCCGAGCAGATCTACCGCACCGCCAAGGCCGCCGACGGCGGCGCCGGCGTCCTGATGTCCTACGGCAACTACGCGGGCGACGTGATGCACTTCGGCCTGGCCGCGCGCCGCCTCGCCGCCGAGGGCGTGCCCGTACGCACCGTCCTGGTCACCGACGACGTGGCCAGCGGCCCGCCGCCGGTGGCCGGCCAGGAGATCGACCCCTCACGCGACCGGCGCGGCGTGGCGGGCGACTTCTTCGTCTTCAAGGTGGCGGGCGCCGCCGCCGAGCGCGGCGACGACCTGGCCGGCGTGGCCCGCGTGGCGGCCCGCGCCAACGCCATGACCCGGACCTTCGGCGCCGCCTTCGCCGGCTGCACGCTGCCCGGCGCGGCCGAGCCGCTGTTCACCGTGCGCAGCGGCACCACGGAGCTGGGCATGGGCATCCACGGCGAGCCCGGCCTGCGCACCACCCGCAGGCTCACCGCGAGCGAGCTCGCCGACGAACTGGTCGACAACCTCCTCCCGGAGCTGCCGCCGCTGCCCGAGGGCGCGGGCGGCCGGGTCGCGGTACTGCTCAACGGCCTCGGCCGGACCAAGTACGAAGAGATGTTCGTGATCTTCCGGCAGGTCAACCGGCGCCTGAAGGCGGCCGGGCTGACGCCCTTCCGGCCGGAGGTCGGCGAGTTCGTCACCTCGTTCGACATGGCGGGCGTCTCGCTGTCCGTGATGGTCCTCGACGAGGAGCTGGCCGAGCTGTACGACGCGCCGTGCGACACCCCGGCCTTCCGCAGCCTGCCGGTGCCCCGTAGGGACGCCGACGACGTACGGGAGACCCCGGCGCCCGCCGCTGAGCAGGCGCAGGCCGGGCCGCCCGCCGCAGACCTGCCCGCCACCGCCGCGCTCCAGGCCGCGCTGGACCTGGTCGCGGCCAACGAGGACGAGCTGGGCCGGCTGGACGGGGTCGCGGGCGACGGGGACCACGGCATCGGCATCGTCCGCGGGCTGCGCGCGGCCGTGGCCGCAGCGCGCGTCGACGAGCCGGGGCCGGCCGGGGACCCGCACTCGGCGGGCCGGGCGCTGCTCAGCGCGGGCCTGGCCCTCTCCGACGCCTCCGGTGGCGCGTCGGGCGCACTCTACGGGGCGCTGCTGGCCGAGGCCGGCGCCGTCCTCGTACGGGCCCCGGACGGCGCCCCCTGTACGACGGCGCTGCTCGCGGAGGCCGTGGCCGCGGCGCAGCGGGCGGTCGCCGAGCTGGGGGGTGCACGGGTCGGTGAGAAGACCATGCTGGACGCGGTGGATCCGTTCCGGGCCGAGCTGGCCGCGCGGGGCGCGGAGGACCTGGGGCCCGCGTGGCGGGCCGCGGCCGAGGTGGCCACGAAGGCCGCGGCCGCGACGGCGGAGCTGGTACCGGCCCGGGGGCGTGCGGCCCGGATGGGCGACATGGGGTACGGCCACGCGGATGCGGGTGCGACGTCGCTGGCCCTGATCGTCACCGCCGTGGGCGGCACGCTGCGCTGACGGCCGCGCCGCCGTCGTCGCCGGCCGCGCAGTTCCCCGCGCCGCTTACGGCGCGCGAAGGGCCCCGCACACCATGGTGTGCGGGGCCCTTCGCGTACGGCGGGCGCGCCGTCAGGCGTCAGCGCAGGCGTGCCATGAGGGCGTGCTCCACGAGCGTGATGAGCGCGCTCTTGGCCTCGCTGCGGTGTCGTGCGTCCGTCGTGATGATCGGTGCGTCCGGGCCGATCTGCAGGGCCTCACGGACCTCGTCGGGGGTGTAGGGCTGATGTCCGTCGAAGCCGTTGAGGGCGATGACGAACGGCAGGCCGCTGTTCTCGAAGTAGTCGACCGCCGGGAAACAGTCCGCCAGGCGGCGGGTGTCCACGAGCACCACGGCGCCGATCGCGCCGCGGACCAGGTCGTCCCACATGAACCAGAACCGGTCCTGACCGGGCGTACCGAAGAGGTACAGGATCAGGTCCTGGTCGAGCGTGATGCGGCCGAAGTCCATGGCCACCGTCGTGGTGGTCTTGTCCGGCGCGTGCGTGAGGTCGTCGATGCCCGCCGAGGCGGAGGTCATCACGGCTTCGGTACGCAGCGGATTGATCTCAGAGACGGCCCCGACGAAGGTCGTCTTGCCCACGCCGAAGCCGCCCGCCACCACGATCTTCGCGGAGGTGGTGGAGCGGGCTGCACCGCTAGAGCTTGCGAAGTCCACTGAGCACCCTTTCGAGCAGTGTCACATCTGGCTGTCCGCCGGCGGACTCGTCACCGCCGGGCTGATGGATGGCGACGAGTCCGGCCTCCGCCAGGTCGGCGACGAGGATCCGGGCGACGCCGAGGGGGATGGAGAGGAGCGCGGAGATCTCGGCGACCGACTTGATCTCGCGGCACAGATGGCAGATGCGCTGATGCTCCGGCAGCTGGCCCTGCAGCTGGGACTGACCGGCCGTGGTGTGCACCAGTGCCTCGATGGCGAGCTGGTAGCGCGGCCGGGTACGGCCCCCGGTCATGGCGTACGGACGGACCAGCGGGTTCTGCGTACCGCCGGTCGGCGCCGACGGCTCGGCGCGGCGCTGCGGCTGCACCGGTTCTATACGCGGGACCTGCGGCGCCGCGTCACCGTGACCGTACGGTGACGCGGACGGGGTGCCGTACGGCGTGTCGTAGGGCTGGGGCTGCGGCGCGGGCGGCCGCGGCTGCCGACGACTCGGCGCGGAGGGAAAGTTGAAGCGGTTGTACTGGGTCTCGCCCTGCGACTCGGGATGATGCCCGGAATCGTACGGGTATCCGCTAGGGGGCGTTGCCACGTCTCCTCCTCCAACTTGCCAATCCGACGCCGGTCGCGCCACCGCACCCTATGGTGCGGTGGCGAGAAACGCACTGCCTGTCTGTCAGTTGAGAAGACTGCCCTGCAGTTCGGCGCGCAGGTCAGGCGTGAGAACGCTGCCCGCACGGTCGACCAGCAGAGCCATCTCGTAACCGACGAGGCCGATGTCGCACTCGGGGTGCGCCAGTACGGCCAGCGACGATCCGTCCGAGACGGACATGATGAAGAGGAACCCGCGCTCCATCTCCACCACGGTCTGGTTGACGCTCCCGCCTTCGAAGATGCGGGAGGCACCCGAGGTCAGCGAGGTGAGCCCGGAGGCCACCGCCGCCAACTGGTCGGCTCTGTCCCGAGGGAAACCCTCGGACATGGCGAGGAGGAGACCGTCCGCGGAGACCACGACCGTGTGGGACACACCGGGGGTGTTGTCCACGAAGTTGGTGATCAACCAGTTCAGGTTCTGCGCCGCCTGGCTCATCGGGCTCACACTAACGCTCCTGATCGTAGGTGCTGCCGGGGCCGAAGCCCTGTTGGTCATTCTTGGGTGCCTCCATACCGGCACTGCGTCCCTGCTGGATGCCGCGGCGCAGGTTGCTCAGCCTGCCCCGGACGTCCTCGGGCGCACGGGAGACCTGGGGGCCGCCCTGCGGGGTCTGCTCCGCCGCACCCTCGACCAAATTGGCCTTGGGCACCCGCCGGGGGAGGCCGGAGGGAGTGATCCCGCCTGCCTTCGGCTCGCGAAGCTGCTCCGCCCGCTGCCAGCGCTCATCGTTGGCGGTACGCCAACCAAAGCTGTCCTCCGACGCGCTCCGCTGTTGCGGGGGCGACGCCGGCTCCTCGGGCTGCTGCCACTCCCGCTGCCCTTGAGCCTTGTCACCTCCGCGGCGCGGAAGGCCGGCGTCGGTCAGCGAGTGGGTTTCGCTCGGGGTGGGACCCGGACGATCGAATGCTACGCGTTCCTGCGGCTGCGCGGGAGCTTCAGGACCATTGTGGTCCGATTCCGCTTGGCCGCCGAAGTACCCCTGGAACGGCGCCGGTTCGCTCCACGCGGGACGCTGCTGGTCCTGCGCCGGGTACTGCGCCTGTCGGCCGGTGGCGTCCGAAGGACCCTGGTCAAACAGGTTCCGGCCACCGAAGGACGGGTCCTCGTAGGCGCCGGCGGGCTCGGCGTAGGCCTGCCCGGCGGCCTCCTGGGGGGCGTACGGCTGCTGCTGGAAGCCGTCGTACGCGGCGCCCGTGCCCTCCGTTTCGCCGCGCCGGGGGAGCCCGCCGAAGTCCTGCGCCGGTTCCTGCACCGGCTCCTGGCCCTGCTGACCGCTCGCCTGCGCCTCGAGCGCCGCGCGGCGCTCCTCGCGGTGCAGCGAGCGCCCCACGGGGTCGAGCTCCATGCCGTCGCCCGACGGCCGGTACTGGTCGTCGAAGCCGAGCTCGGCGGCGGTACGGATGTCGGGCTGCTGCGGGAACGACTGCGGGTGCTCCGGCATGATCCGGGAGACCGTGAAGTCGTCCTCGAAGCTGTCCTCGCCGCCACCGCCGTGGGTGATCGCCTCCGGCAGCATGACCAGCGAGGTGGTGCCGGCCTGCTCGCCCGAGGGGCGCAGCTGGACGCGGATGCCGTGCCGGTCCGCCAGCCGGCCGACCACGAAGAGCCCCATGCGCTGGGAGATCGCGATGTCGACGGTCGGCGGGTTGGCCAGCTTGTGGTTGATGTCCGCGAAGTCCTCGGGGGTGAGCCCGATGCCCTTGTCGTGGATCTCGATCATCACGCGGCCGTCCGGGAGACGGGTCGCGGTGACCCGCACCTTGGTCTGCGGCGAGGAGAACGTGGTGGCGTTCTCCAGCAGCTCCGACAGCAGGTGCACGAGGTCGGTCACGGCCTGGCCGTGGATCTCGCTCTCCGGGACGCCCTGGAGCTCGATGCGCTCGTAGGACTCCACCTCGGAGGTGGCTGCGCGCAGCACGTCGACCAGCGGGACCGGCTGGGTCCAGCGGCGGCCGGGCTCCTCGCCCGCGAGGATGAGGAGGTTCTCGCCGTTGCGCCGCATACGGGTGGCGAGGTGGTCCAGGCGGAAGAGGTTCTCCAGCTGGTCCGGGTCCGCCTCGTTGTTCTCCAGGTCGGTGATGAGGGTCAGCTGCCGCTCGATCAGGCCCTGGTTACGGCGCGAGAGATTGGTGAAGATCGCGTTGACGTTGCCCCGCAGCAGCGCCTGCTCGGCGGCGAGCCGCACGGCCTCGCGGTGGACCTGGTCGAACGCCCGCGCGACCTCGCCGATCTCATCGGTGGTGTTGATCGGGATCGGCTTGATCCGGGTGTCGACCCGGCCCGGGTCCGTACGGGAGAGCTGGTCGACCAGCATCGGCAGCCGCTGCTCGGCGATGCCGAAGGCGGCGGTGCGCAGCTCCTGCATGTTGCGGGTCATCGAGCGCGCCATCATGCCCGCGATGAGGAAGGCGATGATCAGCGCGCCCAGGGCGACGCCGGAGTCCACGAAGGTGGTCTGCTGCGCGTCCGAGGAGATCTGCGCGGCCTCGGCCACCGCCTTGTCGGCGAGGTCCTTCTCGATGCCCCGGTACATGTCGAACTTGCCGGTGGCCGCCGTGTACCAGGTCTTCGGGGTGATGCCCTTGGCGGCGAGCAACTGCGGCGAGGCGCCGGAGGAGATCGCCTGGACCATCTGGTCCATGGTCGGCGGGGCCTGGAAGGCGCGGCCGGCGGCGGCGGCCTGCTTCTTGGCCTGCGCCGCCTGCTGCTGGGCCTTCTTCTGCAGCGCGGCGGAGTCCTTCTTCAGGCGCGCCACGTCCTCCGGGGTGCCGCCGGAGGTGTACTCGCCGATGGCGATGCCCTCCAGGTAGGCGTACGACGCGTAGGCGGTCAGCTGCTTCTTGCGCTCCTTGGCGTTCGTCGCCGGGTGTACCAGCAGGTGGGTGCCGATGGAGCGCTGGAGGGACGTGGCGGCCTTGGCCAGCGAGACCGCGTAGACCGTACGGCCGTAGGAGGTGATGTTGCCGGTGCCCAGCCCCAGCTCGTTGGAGAACTCCATCAGCGGGTGCTGGACCTCGGTGTAGCCCTCCTCGGTCTGCACGCCGCTGAGCTGCGAGGTGTAGGCGGCCTTGCGCAGCGCGTCGAGCTTGGGCTCGACCTTCTCGAAGACCGCGAGGCGGCGCTTGAGGCCCGGCTTGTCGGGCATGTTCTTGACCGCGTCGTGGAAGTCGGCGGCGGCGGCGTCGGTGTCGGCACGCGCGTCCCGGACGGCCGGGTCGTTCTGCTTGCCCTGGAGGAGCGGCGCCGCGGTGCGGTCCCGCTCGTCGACGAGGGCCTGGCCGTAGGCGGCGGCCGCCTGGACCAGCTTCGCGGTGTTCTCGGCGTCCTGCGCCTCGTTCCAGGTGGAGACCGAGGTGTTCACGCGCAGCCCGGCGAAGATCAGCGCCAGGATGACGGGGAGCAGCAGGATCGCGTTCAGCCGGGTCGCCACGCGCCAGTTGCGCGGGGACAGCCGGTTGCCGCTCACCGGCTGGGCGGTCAGCGGACTTTCAGGCGCGTCGGTAGGCGACGCCGTATGACGCGGCGGCGGTGTGAAGTTGCCCCGCTGCGCCGCCTGCTGCGGCGCGGGGCCCGACTTGCTTCGCCTCACTCGACCAACAACCTCTCGGCGCCGGCACGTATCTCGCTGTGCCGTTTCGTTCTGGGCGTTACCTACTCCGGAGTTCAGCGAATTCCAGCACGTCAGGGCCGCGCGTTCCAAACAGTGCGCACAAGATGAGCAAGGCCCGTGGGGCGCCAGATAAAAGGGGCGTTAAGGGCGAGGCGCGGCAAAAGACGGGGACAAAGTGAACACAGTGAAGCCAGCTGTGCGCATCCGGTGTCGAGGTCCCCGGATTTCTCTGTCGAAACGTTATGAACGCCGGGGCCCGGCGTGTCCAAGGACACAGCGCACCCCGGCGCAACTGTCAGCGCGGAAGCGCTACTTGAGCCGGGCCATCAGGGCGTGCTCGACGAGCGTGATGAGGGCGGCCTTGGCCTCGCTGCGGTGCCGCGCGTCGGTGGTGATGATCGGCGTGTCGGGGCCGATCTGCAGCGCTTCCCGCACCTCGTCGGGGGTGTACGGCTGCGCTCCGTCGAAGCCGTTCAGCGCGATCACGAACGGCAGCCCGCTGTTCTCGAAGTAGTCGACCGCGGGGAAGCAGTCGGCGAGCCGGCGGGTGTCGACCAGCACCACGGCGCCGATCGCACCGCGGACCAGATCGTCCCACATGAACCAGAAACGGTCCTGGCCGGGCGTGCCGAAGAGATAAAGAATCAAATCCTGATCGAGGGTGATACGCCCGAAATCCATGGCGACGGTGGTCGTCGTCTTGTCCTGGACGTGACTGAGATCGTCGATGCCCGCCGAAGCGGAGGTCATCACGGCCTCGGTACGCAGCGGA includes these proteins:
- a CDS encoding dihydroxyacetone kinase family protein, with protein sequence MTTTPDGLGHNAATFREDWLEGLADAYARTLRRVPGTFGVVGHHAPRPGKVALVIGGGSGHYPAFAGLVGPGLADAAAVGDVFASPSAEQIYRTAKAADGGAGVLMSYGNYAGDVMHFGLAARRLAAEGVPVRTVLVTDDVASGPPPVAGQEIDPSRDRRGVAGDFFVFKVAGAAAERGDDLAGVARVAARANAMTRTFGAAFAGCTLPGAAEPLFTVRSGTTELGMGIHGEPGLRTTRRLTASELADELVDNLLPELPPLPEGAGGRVAVLLNGLGRTKYEEMFVIFRQVNRRLKAAGLTPFRPEVGEFVTSFDMAGVSLSVMVLDEELAELYDAPCDTPAFRSLPVPRRDADDVRETPAPAAEQAQAGPPAADLPATAALQAALDLVAANEDELGRLDGVAGDGDHGIGIVRGLRAAVAAARVDEPGPAGDPHSAGRALLSAGLALSDASGGASGALYGALLAEAGAVLVRAPDGAPCTTALLAEAVAAAQRAVAELGGARVGEKTMLDAVDPFRAELAARGAEDLGPAWRAAAEVATKAAAATAELVPARGRAARMGDMGYGHADAGATSLALIVTAVGGTLR
- a CDS encoding GTP-binding protein, which codes for MDFASSSGAARSTTSAKIVVAGGFGVGKTTFVGAVSEINPLRTEAVMTSASAGIDDLTHAPDKTTTTVAMDFGRITLDQDLILYLFGTPGQDRFWFMWDDLVRGAIGAVVLVDTRRLADCFPAVDYFENSGLPFVIALNGFDGHQPYTPDEVREALQIGPDAPIITTDARHRSEAKSALITLVEHALMARLR
- a CDS encoding DUF742 domain-containing protein, yielding MATPPSGYPYDSGHHPESQGETQYNRFNFPSAPSRRQPRPPAPQPQPYDTPYGTPSASPYGHGDAAPQVPRIEPVQPQRRAEPSAPTGGTQNPLVRPYAMTGGRTRPRYQLAIEALVHTTAGQSQLQGQLPEHQRICHLCREIKSVAEISALLSIPLGVARILVADLAEAGLVAIHQPGGDESAGGQPDVTLLERVLSGLRKL
- a CDS encoding roadblock/LC7 domain-containing protein codes for the protein MSQAAQNLNWLITNFVDNTPGVSHTVVVSADGLLLAMSEGFPRDRADQLAAVASGLTSLTSGASRIFEGGSVNQTVVEMERGFLFIMSVSDGSSLAVLAHPECDIGLVGYEMALLVDRAGSVLTPDLRAELQGSLLN
- a CDS encoding sensor histidine kinase, with protein sequence MRRSKSGPAPQQAAQRGNFTPPPRHTASPTDAPESPLTAQPVSGNRLSPRNWRVATRLNAILLLPVILALIFAGLRVNTSVSTWNEAQDAENTAKLVQAAAAYGQALVDERDRTAAPLLQGKQNDPAVRDARADTDAAAADFHDAVKNMPDKPGLKRRLAVFEKVEPKLDALRKAAYTSQLSGVQTEEGYTEVQHPLMEFSNELGLGTGNITSYGRTVYAVSLAKAATSLQRSIGTHLLVHPATNAKERKKQLTAYASYAYLEGIAIGEYTSGGTPEDVARLKKDSAALQKKAQQQAAQAKKQAAAAGRAFQAPPTMDQMVQAISSGASPQLLAAKGITPKTWYTAATGKFDMYRGIEKDLADKAVAEAAQISSDAQQTTFVDSGVALGALIIAFLIAGMMARSMTRNMQELRTAAFGIAEQRLPMLVDQLSRTDPGRVDTRIKPIPINTTDEIGEVARAFDQVHREAVRLAAEQALLRGNVNAIFTNLSRRNQGLIERQLTLITDLENNEADPDQLENLFRLDHLATRMRRNGENLLILAGEEPGRRWTQPVPLVDVLRAATSEVESYERIELQGVPESEIHGQAVTDLVHLLSELLENATTFSSPQTKVRVTATRLPDGRVMIEIHDKGIGLTPEDFADINHKLANPPTVDIAISQRMGLFVVGRLADRHGIRVQLRPSGEQAGTTSLVMLPEAITHGGGGEDSFEDDFTVSRIMPEHPQSFPQQPDIRTAAELGFDDQYRPSGDGMELDPVGRSLHREERRAALEAQASGQQGQEPVQEPAQDFGGLPRRGETEGTGAAYDGFQQQPYAPQEAAGQAYAEPAGAYEDPSFGGRNLFDQGPSDATGRQAQYPAQDQQRPAWSEPAPFQGYFGGQAESDHNGPEAPAQPQERVAFDRPGPTPSETHSLTDAGLPRRGGDKAQGQREWQQPEEPASPPQQRSASEDSFGWRTANDERWQRAEQLREPKAGGITPSGLPRRVPKANLVEGAAEQTPQGGPQVSRAPEDVRGRLSNLRRGIQQGRSAGMEAPKNDQQGFGPGSTYDQER
- a CDS encoding GTP-binding protein; amino-acid sequence: MDFASSEAESRSTTSAKIVVAGGFGVGKTTFVGAVSEINPLRTEAVMTSASAGIDDLSHVQDKTTTTVAMDFGRITLDQDLILYLFGTPGQDRFWFMWDDLVRGAIGAVVLVDTRRLADCFPAVDYFENSGLPFVIALNGFDGAQPYTPDEVREALQIGPDTPIITTDARHRSEAKAALITLVEHALMARLK